In Flavobacterium enshiense, the genomic stretch TATCGATACTAAAAAAGACTACGAAAAATGGAGAAAATTTGTGGAAGAAAAGAAACTTGGCGGTGTTCAGTTAATTGCCGACAATGACTGGAATTCTAAATTCGTACAAGATTATGCCATCGAAGGTATTCCGAGATTCATTTTAGTAGATCCGAAAGGTAACATTATCTCTGCAGATGCTCCTCGCCCATCCGATCCTAAATTGATCGCTAAATTTGAGGAATTAGGCATTAAATAGCCTTATCAAAATACAAAAATAAACCCTTTCGAAAACTCATTCTGAAAGGGTTTATTTTTTAATATAAACTTAAAAAAGCCTTGCCGAGATTATCTATGCAGTCCGAAGCAATGAAGGAATGATGCCCGATTTCAGGTACGGCTATGTTTGCCGTTAAACCGTGAAGATAAACTCCCAGAACAGCAGCATCAACGGCAGCATATCCCTGAGAAAGTAATCCCGCTAGAATTCCGCTTAAAACATCACCACTTCCTGCAGTTGCCAAAGCTTGATTTCCTGTAGTATTCTCAAAAACCGAATCCAAATAGACAACATGAGTTGGTGCACCTTTAATCACCAATACAACATCGAAATCCCTTGAAAAAGCTTTCACTTTTTCCATCATTTCGTCATGAGAACTCCAGCTTCCGATCAAGCGTTCCAATTCTTTTTTATGAGGTGTTAAAACGGCCTGATTTGGTAACATTTCAAACCATGATTTGTTTTCGGAGAGAATATTCAAAGCATCTGCATCAATAACCATCGGGAGCGTTGTCATTTTCAGAAAATGATACAAGGCGTGCTGGGTATCCGAATGTTGTCCCAATCCCATTCCTATCGCAACAGCATCAACTTTAATTTTATACCCAATAGCTGTTATGTGATCTGTGTAATCATCAGTTATAACCATTGCTTCTGGAAGAGCCGTCTGGATGATTTCATAACCACATTTGGGAATATAGGCCGTAACTAAACCCGCACCCGCTTTAAGACAAGCTTTTGAAGAAAGGCAAACAGAACCCATTTTTCCATAGCTTCCACCCACAATCAAAGCATGCCCCTGGACACCTTTGTGGCTGTTCCCGGAAATTGGTCTGAAACGTTTTAAAGCTTCATTTCTATCTATCAATACAGTATTTTCCATAGGTATGAGCTTTATATAAAATTACAAAAATTAACTGTTTCAAAAATTAATTTTGCAAGAAAATATTTTGTAATCCAAAAAGGCTTAAATTTGTAGTATGTTGAGTAACAATCATTCATACAGTGTTTCATCCACAACCACTTC encodes the following:
- a CDS encoding NAD(P)H-hydrate dehydratase, yielding MENTVLIDRNEALKRFRPISGNSHKGVQGHALIVGGSYGKMGSVCLSSKACLKAGAGLVTAYIPKCGYEIIQTALPEAMVITDDYTDHITAIGYKIKVDAVAIGMGLGQHSDTQHALYHFLKMTTLPMVIDADALNILSENKSWFEMLPNQAVLTPHKKELERLIGSWSSHDEMMEKVKAFSRDFDVVLVIKGAPTHVVYLDSVFENTTGNQALATAGSGDVLSGILAGLLSQGYAAVDAAVLGVYLHGLTANIAVPEIGHHSFIASDCIDNLGKAFLSLY